The Vicia villosa cultivar HV-30 ecotype Madison, WI linkage group LG1, Vvil1.0, whole genome shotgun sequence genome includes a region encoding these proteins:
- the LOC131621073 gene encoding NDR1/HIN1-like protein 3: protein MAQPQPHNRCRRCCCCFFSVILKLVIAIAFILFLIFIILFCIVQPRSFKFSVKEAKLSQFNYTTNTLHYNLVLNFTAHNPNKKLNIYYDAIEGHVSYQGTRFASTDVPCSFRQYPKSSSPMSGVLSGQRVMVFDHDQVSDFERDKNDGVFRIDVKLYFTMRFRLGDYIFPYTKGNIKCGVDVPFASNGIKVMNAFEPTTCEVNF from the coding sequence ATGGCACAACCGCAACCCCACAACCGTTGTAGAAGATGCTGTTGCTGCTTCTTCAGCGTAATTTTGAAGCTCGTCATAGCAATAGCTTTCATCCTTTTTCTCATATTCATCATCTTATTCTGCATCGTCCAACCACGATCCTTCAAATTCAGTGTCAAAGAAGCCAAACTCTCCCAATTCAACTACACCACCAACACCCTCCACTACAACCTCGTACTCAACTTCACGGCACATAACCCAAACAAAAAGCTCAACATCTATTACGATGCAATTGAAGGACATGTATCCTACCAAGGAACAAGGTTTGCATCAACGGATGTACCATGTTCGTTCCGTCAATACCCGAAAAGCTCGAGCCCTATGAGTGGTGTTTTGTCAGGACAACGTGTGATGGTTTTTGACCATGACCAGGTTTCTGATTTTGAACGTGATAAGAATGATGGAGTTTTTCGTATTGATGTGAAATTATACTTTACGATGAGGTTTAGGCTTGGTGATTATATTTTTCCATATACTAAAGGCAACATTAAATGTGGTGTTGATGTTCCTTTTGCTTCTAATGGGATTAAGGTCATGAATGCATTTGAACCCACCACATGTGAAGTTAACTTTTAA
- the LOC131661002 gene encoding protein FAR1-RELATED SEQUENCE 5-like, protein MSDDRVDLASASKSLDVIENMSEEWIPICEDESKPIIGKIFDSLEEGEKFYKMYAHSVGFSVRNSSQTKDKNGLKWKYFLCSKEGFKVEKPVTLHGLVISEDSLPKVRKRKLTREGCNAKIAFRRTIDGRYEVAKFYEGHTHALVTPRKKQLLRSARSLNNAHKKLLFSCNKANVGTSKVYQLLKEQVGGYENIGCTQRDFQNYSRDLKELIKDSDAHMFIDNFRRKHEMNHSFFYDYAVDDEGRLKYVFWADSICRKNYSLFGDVISFDTTYSTNKYRTSVLLDEP, encoded by the coding sequence ATGAGTGATGATAGAGTTGATTTAGCATCGGCATCAAAAAGTTTAGATGTTATAGAGAACATGTCAGAAGAGTGGATTCCTATATGTGAAGATGAATCCAAACCTATAATCGGTAAGATATTTGATTCTTTAGAAGAAGGAGAGAAATTTTATAAAATGTATGCACATTCTGTTGGATTTAGTGTGCGTAATTCATCTCAAACAAAGGATAAAAATGGGCTGAAATGGAAGTACTTTTTATGCTCAAAAGAAGGTTTTAAAGTAGAAAAACCGGTAACCTTGCATGGATTGGTTATTAGTGAAGATAGTTTGCCTAAagtgagaaaaagaaaattgacaAGGGAAGGATGCAATGCAAAAATTGCTTTTAGGAGGACAATAGATGGTAGATATGAAGTTGCAAAATTTTATGAAGGTCATACACATGCATTAGTCACACCTAGAAAGAAACAGCTCCTAAGATCAGCAAGGAGTCTTAACAATGCTCACAAGAAACTATTATTTTCTTGTAACAAAGCTAATGTGGGAACTTCCAAAGTTTATCAATTATTGAAAGAGCAAGTTGGGGGTTATGAAAATATAGGATGTACACAAAGAGATTTTCAAAACTATTCAAGAGATTTGAAAGAACTGATCAAAGACTCGGATGCACACATGTTCATTGATAATTTTAGAAGAAAACACGAGATGAACCATTCATTTTTCTATGACTATGCGGTTGATGATGAAGGTAGGCTGAAATATGTATTTTGGGCTGATAGTATTTGTCGAAAAAATTACTCTTTATTTGGAGATGTGATTTCATTTGACACAACATACAGTACAAACAAGTATAGAACATCGGTGTTACTTGACGAACCATGA
- the LOC131621105 gene encoding NDR1/HIN1-like protein 10, whose product MAQAQPRNRSRRCCCCLFSLIWKLLVAIVFIVALIFLVLFLIIQPRSFKFSVKEAKLTQFNYTTNTNTLHYNLVLNFTAHNPNKKLNIYYDAIEGHVSYKRTRFASTDVITWLNSFRQYTRSSSPMSGVYSGQRVMAFDHDQVSDFQRDKNDGVFHFDVKLYFTMRFRLGNFIFPDIKGNIKCGIDVPFASNGTKLMNSFEPTTCEVNF is encoded by the coding sequence ATGGCACAAGCACAACCCCGCAACCGTAGCAGAAGATGTTGTTGCTGCCTGTTCAGCTTAATTTGGAAGCTCCTCGTAGCAATAGTTTTCATCGTTGCTCTTATATTCCTTGTTTTGTTCCTTATCATCCAACCACGATCCTTCAAATTCAGTGTCAAAGAAgccaaactcacccaattcaaCTACACCACCAACACCAACACCCTCCACTACAACCTCGTACTCAACTTCACGGCACATAACCCAAACAAAAAACTCAACATCTACTACGATGCAATTGAAGGACATGTATCCTACAAAAGAACCAGGTTTGCATCAACGGACGTAATAACGTGGTTAAATTCTTTCCGTCAATACACGAGAAGCTCGAGCCCTATGAGTGGTGTTTATTCTGGGCAACGTGTGATGGCTTTTGACCATGATCAGGTTTCTGATTTTCAACGTGATAAGAACGATGGAGTTTTTCATTTTGATGTGAAATTATACTTTACGATGAGGTTTAGGCTTGGGAATTTTATTTTTCCAGATATTAAGGGCAACATTAAATGTGGGATTGATGTTCCTTTTGCTTCTAATGGGACTAAGCTCATGAATTCATTTGAACCCACCACATGTGAAGTTAATTTTTAA
- the LOC131661009 gene encoding uncharacterized mitochondrial protein AtMg00810-like, with protein sequence MIGSLLYLSASRPGILFSVHLCARFQSDHRESHLTAVKRILRYLKGTTNLCLMYEKTFEYTRYGFCGADYAGDRLESKSTSGNCQFLGNNLISWSSKRQSTITLSIAEA encoded by the coding sequence ATGATAGGCTCCCTTCTATATCTATCTGCTTCTAGACCTggtattttatttagtgttcatTTGTGTGCTAGATTTCAATCTGATcatagagaatctcatttaaccgctgttaagaggattctgaGGTATCTAAAAGGAACAACTAACCTTTGCTTGATGTATGAGAAAACATTCGAGTATACTCGTTATGGTTTCTGTGGTGcagattatgctggagacagattAGAAAGTAAGAGCACTTCTGGAaattgtcaatttctaggaaacAACCTGATCTCATGGTCAAGCAAGAGGCAATCAACAATTACTCTTTCAATAGCAGAAGCATAA